The following nucleotide sequence is from Ktedonobacterales bacterium.
GGATTGACATGCACCGCGCGTCCCTGCGCATCGAAGACCATCAGCCCATCGGCCAGCGCCTCGAAGATCGCTTCTAACTGGCTGGCGCGCGCATCCGCATCCGCATGCGAGCGCCGCTCAGCCTCAAAGAGACGCGCGCGATCAATTGCCAGGGCAACGCGGACCGCCACCAGTTCAAGCAGGCGCGCGTCATCCTGGGTGAAGCGGCCTGGCAGCACAGCCGTCACGTGCATGACCCCGATCACCCGCCCATCCACGACCAGCGGCACGCCAACAAAGGAGCGAAAACGATCACGAAAGTATTGGTAGACCGTTTCGACGGTAGAGAGGTCGTCAATGATAAGCGCCTCACGAGTGGCTGCAACGCGGCCAGCCACACCCCTGCCCAGCGGTATTCTCACCTCCTGCGCCAGTACGTCTTCCAGCCCGCGCACAGCGCGTATCGTCATTTCCTGCCCGGATTCATCCAGTAACAGAATGGCGCCATTTTCAACAGACAGCGCCTGACAGAGTCGTTCAAGCAGCGCACCCAGCAGATCATCGAGCGTGAAATGCGTCAGCGCCACCTCACTGATGAATTGCAGCGCGCGCAATCGTTCGGTAGCCTTCTCCGACTCGGCGCGAGCGGCCTGCTCGCGCTCCAGAAGGCGGGCGCGCTCTTGCTCGGCGGCCTTGCGCTCGGTGATGTCCACCATCGCCACCACGCCGCCAATAATCGCTCCGGCCTCGTCGTGGATGGGCGCGGAAGTATTGATCGCCGTCTTGCGCTGTCCATCAAACGCCTCGATCTCCACCTCTTCACCAGGACAAACCTCACCCCTGGTCAAAGTACGGGTCAGCGCCCACTCATCGGCGGCAATCGGCTCCCCGGTGGCGGGCCACCAGCCCTTATAGGCGCCATACCCCGCTATATCTGGAGGCAGCGGCGCTTCCACGCCCCAGAGCTGCCTGAAGGCGCTGTTCAACGCCTGCATCTGCCCCCGCGCGTTGGCAATCGCCACGCCCACCGGCAGCACATCGAGAACCGTTTGCAGGCGCTGGCGCTCTAATTCGCTGTGCGCTCGCTCCGCCACCAGCGCGCCAGCCCATGTTTCGGCGGTCCGCCGCGCCCGCTGGACTTGCATGGCAATCAGGCTGATAATCCCTCCAACCAGGATGACCAGGCTATCATCAACTACTATTGCACTGATTTGCTTGGCAAGAGTGAAACGGGGTGGGATGTCAAAAAAATCCAGCAGAGCAACGCCTGCCAGAGTCGCCACGAGGCTCGGCCCGGCCCCCCAGGTCAGAGCCACCAGCAACACAGCCAGGAGCAGCAGCAAGCCAGGCACATCAAAAGTAGGAAAGAACTGGAGGATCAGCAGATCGCCCGCAACCGCAGCCAAAGCCATGAGCGCCCCCAGCAGATAGCCCACCCAGGGTTGGCGCCAGCGTTCCGGCAGCCAGAGCGGGGCAAACGTATAGTTCTGGAACCAGCGGCGCAGGCCCCGCCAGAGCAGGCCCAGGAACCGCTGGGGCGCAGGGGGGTGGAGCGGGTCCAGCAGAGGGGGAGGCATTTCAGTCCCGGTACCCACCGCCGCTTTCTCAAAGGGCGCTGCCGCGCGTTTCCTTCCACGATGGTTGGGCGCATTGCCAGGTTGCGCAGACACCACTATCTCCCGTCATGGCACTCGCACTGCATTCGTCGTCTATCCCCATAGTATCAGCAAATAGTAACAGCAAAGGCAAGGTCAACAGCAAAAAGCGCCCTGCCGGAAGGCGCCACTTGTAGCGCCGCCATCCTGGCGGCCACCGCTTCGCCCTGGCGAGCGTGCGCCCTCCAGGCCAGCGGACCAGCAGGCCAGCGGCTTGCCGCCAGGATGGCGGCGCTACAAGTCACAGGTCTCGCCTGCCAAGACCTCATTCTTGGTGGAGCGCCTCCTGGCAGGGCGCTTGACGCGCCTGCCATGCTCCTTTACAATGGGGGTACTGGTTGTTTGAGGCATGGCTTTCCCTGCCTGCATCTTTGCATTCCCTACCCAGGAGGTCTTTTTGATGGCTGAACGCGAGGGTCAGCAATTTGGCAATTATCGCCTCGTTCGATTGCTAGGCAGAGGCGCTTTTGCCGAAGTCTATCTGGCGGTACAGGTGTTCCTGGGTACGGAGGCCGCCATCAAAGTGCTGCATACCCAACTGGCAAACGCCGCCGATATAGAGAAGTTTCGTATGGAGGCGCGCACCATTGCCACGCTGACGCATCCGCATATCGTGCGCGTCCTCGATTTTGGCGTGCAAGATGGCACGCCCTATCTCCTCATGGATTACGCGCCCAACGGCTCGCTGCGGCAGTTGTTCCCCGCCGGAACGCCGCTGGCCCCGGCCACCATTCTGCCCTATCTCAAGCAGATAGCGGAGGCGCTGCAATATGCCCACGACCAGCGGCTGATTCACCGCGATGTCAAGCCGGAAAATATGCTGCTGAGCCGCAGCAACGGGGTCTTGCTCAGCGATTTTGGCATCGCCCTGGTAGCGCAAAGCTCCAACTACCAGGAGACACAGAGCATCGCCGGAACGGCATCCTATATGGCCCCGGAGCAACTGCAAGGCAAGCCGCGCCCCGCCAGCGATCAATACGCCCTGGGGGTAGTGGTCTATGAATGGCTCAGCGGCTCGCGCCCCTTTCACGGGACGTTCACCGAAGTCGCCGGGCAGCACATGCTGGCGGCTCCGCGCCCCCTGCGCGAGAAAATCCCGACGCTCTCGCCAGCCGTAGAGCGGGTGGTGCTGACGGCGCTGGCAAAAGACCCCAAAGAACGCTTTGCCAGCATACGCGCCTTTGCTAACGCCCTGGAGCAAGCCACTCTGGTGGATAACCCGCAGACATACGCCACCCGCGCGCAAACGCCGCCCAGCCCCGCCGGGCGCAGCGATGGGCCGCAGCCCTCAATCTACGCTGCCGAGACGGTCATCAGCGCGCTGCCAGGCATCCCGGTACCGCCGCCTCCGCAAACCACCGCAGGGTCCGGCCCTCCCATCGTCGGGCCAACCGTTCCAGCGTCGGTCCAGCCGGGCGGGCCGTCAGGATACGCGCCCGCTTTCAATGCCGGATGGGCCGCCAACACGCCGTCGTCGCCAGCGCCCTATGCCGACACGTTCATGTCAATGGCCGCGCCCGCCAGCCCCCTTGCCCCCGCGCCTGGGCAGACGCCGCCCAAAAAGGGCATCTCGCGCCGCGCCGTCGTCATCGGCGGCGCAGCCGGGCTGGCGCTGATCGGCGGCGGCGCGGCGGCCTTCCTGCTGTTGCCAAAAGGCAGTGGAACCGCCGGAACCGTCGTCGGCTCCAGCCCAACGGCAGCAGGGACCGGAGCCGCGACAGCTACCGCAGCGCCAACCGAAACCGCTACCTCAGCGCCAACCGAGACGCCAACCACTCCGCCGCAGCCTGGGTCAACCCTCTACACCTATCGCGGCCATACGCAGGCAGTGGCGACGCTGGAGTGGTCGCCCGGCGGCCTTGTGATCGTCTCCGGCAGCTATGATCATACGGTGCGCATCTGGAACGCAACCAACGGCAATACCCTCATCACCTACAAGAAGCATACCGATCAGGTCTGGACGGTAGCCGGATCGTCCGATAGCAAGTATATGGCCTCTGGCGGCAAAGATCGGGCGGTGCATGTCTGGGATCCTCACGACGGAAACCCCGTCGGCCTCGGCCCCTACACCGGCCACAGCGGGGAGATAGCCGATCTGACCTGGTCGCCCAACAACAAGCTCATCGCCTCGGCCAGCTATGATAACACAGTGCGCGTCTGGGAGGCGCTCACCCAACAGTTCATCTTCACCTATTCCAACCATACCGATCACGTCTGGTCAGTGGACTGGTCGCCCGATGGCTCCCTGGTCGCCTCTGGCAGCAAAGACAAAACCGTCCATCTCTGGAACCCGACCAACGGGACCGGAACCGTCGTCAACATCTACAAGGGCCATAATGACGGCGTAGCAGCCGTCGCCTGGTCGCCCAATGGGAAACGGATCGCCTCCGGCAGCTATGATCGCACCGTCCAGGTCTGGGACGCGACAACCGGGAACAACGTCGTGACCTACAGCGGCCATTCCGGCGACGTGACCGGTGTTGCCTGGTCGCCCGACGGCAGGTATATCGCCTCGTCCAGCAAAGATGGCACAGTGCACGTCTGGAACGCCAGCAATGCAACCAGGGTGCTGGTCTATCGCCAGCACAGCAGCGCGGTGAGTGATGTGGGCTGGGGGCCTAATGGCAAGCGCATCGCCTCGGCCAGCGCCGATCTCAGCGTGCGGGTCTGGCTGGCCCCATAAGGTAGCGTTCACAAAAAGGTCTACCAAACAGGAGGTGTTAGCAGGCGAGGCGTGTGACTTGTAGCGCCGCCATCCTGGCGGCCACCGCTGCGCCAGCGCGAGCGTTCGCCCTCCAGGCCACCGTACCAGCAGGCCAGCGTCCAGCCGCCTGGAAGGCGGCGCTACAAGTGGCGTCCCCGATAGGCGGTGGAACCGTCATAATGTGGCGTTCTTCATAGGAAAGCAGCCACAACAGTGTTATAATAGGCGCGCAGCAGCAAAACCAGGCAGGGCCGCATCTCCACAGCGCAAGGAAACTCATCCACTGACGAACCCATAGGGGAAAACGCCAGTTGCAGGGCGTTTTCCCTAAAGAAACCCAAAAGCACAGCAGGTTGGCGCAGGCCAGCCTCCTGAACACAGGTACGGAGGAAGCCTTCAATGCAATCAACGTTCTGTACTAATTGCGGCCAGCCTCTGCCAGCAGGCTCAGCTTTTTGTGGCTCCTGTGGCGCGCGCCAGACTCCGAACCAGCCACCGGCAAATAATGCGCCGCCCGCGCAGGGCGCTCCGGCTCCCACGCCAGCAGCAGTGAGCGACGCGCCGACGCAGCTTACCCCACCGCCCCCACCGCCAACAGGGGATAACACGCCCACGCAGCTTACCCCACCACCGCCACCAGACGCCACGTTGCGCGCTGACGCGCCGCCAGTCCATGATCCCTACGCCTCACAATATAACGCAGCGCCGCCACCAGCGCCTTCAGGGCCGTCGTCCTTCAGCCAGTATAACGGCCCGGTGATGTCTGGACCTTATCCCCCGCCCCCCGGCCAGCAAGCGCCATTTGCGCCGCCACCAGCGCCGCCAGGCTACGCTCCCGGCCCCCCGCCAGTGATGACGCCGGGCGGCGTCGCGCCCTGGGCGCAGCCGCAAAAAAAGAGCGGCAGACGCTTCGCGCTTGGCTGTGTGGTGGCAATCGTCCTGGTCGTTCTCGTGCTGAGCGGCGGCGGGGTGCTGGCTTACAGGTTGCTGTCATCCGGCAAGAGCGGCTCCACCAGCAGCAGCAATCACCCTGGCAGCACTCCTGGCTCCAGCAACCCTGGCAGTACTCCGGGTACAGGTAGCACGACCACCAGCCCGGGCGGCGCGCAGACGCTCGATAACCTGAACCTTCAGGCGATCTACGCGGGCGTAACCGTCACCGTCATGAACGCCACGCAGGCTCCCAGCGTGCCTGAATACACCCCCAACGATCCCAACCAGGATGCCCTCAAGATGCAGGTCCGGCTGGATAACAGTCAAGATACGCACGGCGTTTTCGTCTCGAACAATGCGCGTGTGGTCGGCCCAAGCGGCAACCCCTACGACGTAACGAACGGCGGCGCATCCAACAGCCTGCCCCTTTCTGTGGACGGGCAGGCCAACATCCTTGGATACTGGTATTTTGCCGTGCCGCATGGCACGAATATCAGCGATTGGAAACTGGTGCTTGGCGCGGCTACCGAGTTGCAGGAAACCATCCCGCTCAACGGCGTGGGCTATGATCCCTCCGTCTGGCAGTGGGTCACGAAGCCCATCACCGAGAAGAACACCGTCACCTACTACGGCGGCGCGCTCACCGGCACCGTCACCAAAGTCACCACCGGCGTCTGGACACCGGGCTTTCAAGCGCCGCAGGGCATGCGTTTTATCCTGGTAGACTTGAAGGTCACGAACAACAGCGCGGGCAGCGCCTATGTTGGCGACCCGGAGTTTGCCCTGCTCCAGCCCAACCAGGAGCGCCAGAACCAGAATACCTTATATGGCTACTTTATCAATGAAGTCCTGGGCGGCCATGAAAGCAAGGACGTGGGCTACATCTGCTTCGTGGTCCCACCAGACAAGGGCGACTTCCAGATGCTCTTCTTCAACCAGGATAACGGGATTGCGGCGATGATTGACCTGGGTACGCTCTAAGAAAGCTTAGCGCCATGCGCACACTGACACTGGCATGGCAGGCGCAAGGGCAGTGGCGGAACCACACCGTCACTGCCGAGCGCCCCTGCATCATTGGGAGGCAGGCGGAGTCGTGCCAGATCATCCTCGATGATCGCTCCGTCTCGCGCCAGCATGCTTCGGTCTACGCCGTAGAGGGCAGGTGGCGCCTGCGCAATCTGAGCCAGAGCAGCATCATCGCCTTCAACCGGCGCTTTCGCCTGACCTATAACCAGGACACACCGCTCAAACCCGGCGACACCTTCCGCCTGGGGACGACGTATCTCTGGGTGATGCCGCCGCAGCCCGGAATGAAGGCGCTGAAGGTGCAGTGCGCCCGCTGTGGCAGGCTGGTAGATTCGCGCCCTGAAGAGTTTTGCCCCTGGTGTGGTTGCTCACTCGCCAACGGCCAGATCGTAGAGGTGGAAACCTGATCATCTCCATGCAGTATCTTGAGGCTATTTCAATAATATACTATATCATTCCTGTACTATCCCGATGCGCTCTCTCATTTCGCTGCTATCTCAATGTTGTACTATATCATCCCGATACTATCTCAAGGCTATCTATGATGCTGGTTCCACCACCTATCGGGGCGCCACTTATAGCGCCGCCTTCCAGGCGGCTGGACGCTGGCCTGCTGGTCCGCTGGCCTGCTGGTCCGCTGGCCTGGAGGACGAATGCCACTTGTAGCGCCGCCATCCTGGCGGCTGGACGCTGGCCTACTGGCACGTTCGCGCTGGAGGGCGAACGCTCGCCCTGGCGCAGCGGTGGCCGCCAGGGACGGCGGCGGTACAGGCGGCTAGCCGCCAGAGACGGCGGCGCTACAAGTGGCTGGACGCTGGCCTGCTGGTCCGGTGGCCTGGAGGGCGAGCGTTCGCCCTGGCGAGGCGGTGGCCGCCAGGAAGGGACGCGCGAGCGAGGCGCAGCCGAGCGAGAATGGCCGCGCCCAGCGCGGTCAAGCGGCCCTTCCCGAAGGGGGGCGGCGCTACAAGTCACACGCCGCGCCTGCCAACGCCTTATGTGTGGTGGAACTTATGATGCTATTTATTAAGGAAGAACCGCGATGCAGAGAGCGCAGATGCCGCCGCAGGTGCGCCTGAACTGGCAAGACCCCGTGACCAATGAAGAGAGCGTCATCCTCGCCCCGCTGCCCATCAGCATCGGGCGGATGCGCGAAAATACCGTTGCGCTCAACAGCGACGCGGTGTCGCGCCAGCACGCCTTGCTGGAGTATGTTAATGGCGAAGTCGTCGTTCATGACCGGCAGAGCAAGAACGGCGTCCTCGTCAATCAACAGCGTGTCAAACACGCGCCTCTGAAAGATGGCGACACGTTCCAGATCGGCCCGTTCCGCTTCTCCATCGAGATCAGCCCCACCGACCAGCCATACGCGCCTTCCCAGGCGCCCACGATGGCTCTCCCGCAGGAGTATGGCACGATGGCCGCGCCTCAAGAGTATGGCACGATGGCCGCGCCTGCGGATTTTGGGACGATGGCCGCGCCGCAGGAGCCTGGCACAGTTGTTGCTTCGGTGGATTTTGGGACCGTCATGATGCCGCCTGGAGCGGCGGCCCAGCCGTCTCAGCCCCCGCAGATCAGGGTGCGCTGGATAGACCCGACCACCCAACACAAGCGCGAAGTCGTGGCAGCGCCGCCCATCAGCATCGGGCGGCAGCATGATAATACTATTCCCTTGCCTGTTATCAACGCCTCGCGCCAGCACGCCATCCTCACGCTGGAGGGCGGCCAGGTTATCCTTACCGATCAGGGCAGCGGGAACGGCACGTTCCTCAACGGGCAGCGGATTCAGCGCGCTCCCGTTAGCCCCACCGATACCATCGAGATCGGCGGGGTGTGCCTGACAGCGGCTCTGGCCGACGCCCCGGCGTCCAGACCCGTTCAGCCCGCCGCGCAGCCCGCGCCGCTTGTACCGCCGTCCCTGGCGGCCAGCCGTTCGCCGACGCCTCCGGCCCCCACGCCGATCAAACCGCCCGCAGAATCCACGCTCGTCTTCAGCGGCGAGACGGGTCTGCTCCTTCCCTTTGTGCCAGCGGCGACAGTGGAAGAGACCTTCCCGCCCGCGTTCTTTCAGCAGCCTGTTGTCCCATTCTGGCAGGCGCAGCAAAGCGGTATCCCTGTCACCGAAATCACCTACCTGGCAATTGGCGGCGGCCTGGGCAGCTTCACCTGGATCGATCACCTGCTGATCTCTGGCGTTCCAGAGCAGCACATCGCTTCCATCGGCCTGGAACCCAAGCCACACGCGCGCTACGAGCGCCTGTGTCATAACTCGCAGGTTCTCAGCCACGAGCGCCTGCGCTCCAACAGCGACGCCTGCCCGGACAATATCTGGGGCTGGCCTTCCTATGGGCTGCGCGAAATCTGGCATTCGCTGGGCCGGGGCCAGATCGGCAATGCGCTGCGCGTCAGCGTCCAGGTTTTCGGTGAGCCGGTCCTGACGGAGACCTATACGCCCCGCGCCAGCGATGTCTTCAACTCAATAGACCGCGAGGCGCAGCGTATTGGCTGGGGGCGCATCTGGCGCTATGGACAGGCCCACGCCATTCGCAAGACTGACGATGGCCGCTACATCATCGCCTACACACAGATCAACCAGCGCCTGGAAGTGGTCAAGCAGTTTATCGTCGCGCGCTATGTGCATATCGCCGTTGGCTATCCGGCCATTCAGTTCCTGGCCGATCTTCAGGACTATCGAGACCGCACCAAAGATTTCCAGCGTGTCGTCAACGCCTACGAAGACCACAGCCATATCTATGACCACCTGGCGCGCGCTGGCGGGGTGGTCATGGTGCGGGGTCGTGGCATCGTGGCGTCGCGGGTCATTCAGCGGCTGGCCGAGGCGCATCTACAAAACCCGCGTGTCGGCATCCTGCAAGTCCTGCGCTCTCCGCTGCTGGCGGGCCATCGTGACGGGCGAGTCCGGCGCAAAGTGGAAAACCATACCGAGCTACAGCCTTTCAACTGGCCCAAAGCCTGCGCGGGCGGCACACTGCGCCGCAAACTGGAACAGGCCGACGATCAGCAGCGTGACCGCCTCCTCAACGACTGGGGCGGCACGACTACCGCCAGCCGCAAGGACTGGCGAGCCATCAGCCGCGCCGGGCTGCGCGAGGGCTGGTATCGGATATACTTTGGCAGGGTGAAGCGTGTAGAGCGCAACCAGTATGGGCAGATCGCCACGTTGATCGCCACCAGCGACCCCAGGCAGCCGGAAAGCTGGCTGCCCGCCGACTTCATCATAGACTGTACCGGCCTGGAGGCCGCGTTGGAGAGTAACGCGCTGCTCAAGGATATGGTAGATACGTACAGGTTGGGGCGCAATCCCAAGGGTCGGCTGCGCGTCGCCAACGATTTTGAGGCGCTGGGCATGGCGAATGGACCCGGCCACGTCTACGCCAGCGGCACGATGACGCTGGGCGGCCCCTTCGCAATGGCGGACAGCTTTATCGGTCTACAATATGCGGCTCTGCGCTCGGTGGAAGCTCTGCGCAAGCTGGGCGCGCCGGGGCTGCGCCGCCTTGGCCCGCTGCGTTCATTCCGGCAGTGGACTCGTTGGGTAAGGAGCAGACATCCATGACACCAACACTCCTGGGGCGCTGGGAAACCCGCTTCTTCCTGCTGGCAACGGTGGGCGTGATCATTACGCTCATCGTCGGGCTGGTCGTCAAAAACGTCGTCACGCCGTTTCTGCTGCTGGGCTATGTCTTTCTCTTCGGGCTGGCCTGGGACGCCCTCTATCAATATATCCTGACCTTTCGCTGGGACCGTGACTGGCCCACCAGCTTTCAGGTGCTGGCGGGCGTCGTCGAAGGCGCGCTGGTCTGGCTGCTGGTCCATTATGTCGGTCTGCCCGGTATTCCATCTACAGCGATGCCGTTCGCCGTCTTTATCAGCATGTACGCCAGCATCTGGCTGATTACCTTTATCATCGCCCAGGGGCCGCTGCGCACGCTGCTGGTCCGCTGGCGCTATCAGGGGGGCGAATGGTTCTAACCGCCCGCGAAGGAAAGAGCAATGGCTGAGAACAATCTAACACTGGCTCTCTGGCTTCATGTCAGCGATCTGGAGCGATCAGTTGGGTTTTATCGTGACACGTTGGGCCTGAGCCAGATAGGTACCACCGCCGATTGGCCCGGCTTTGCGCTGGGCCAGGCGCGGCTCTGGCTGCGCCTGGGGCCAGAGACAACAGCGGCAGCGCCTCTGCCTGCATGGGGCGCGCTGCTGCTGCCGACGCCAGAGGGCATCGAAGCGCGCGTCCACGACCTGGAAGCGCGCGGCGTCAATTTCAGCGCCCCGCTGGCCGAAACGCCCCAGGGACGGATCGCCCAGTTCCACGATCCCGACGGCCACACGCTCTGCCTGTGGGAAGCGCCTGCCGAACAGGCGACGCCGAGTGAGGCTCAGGCAGCGGCCAGCGCCCAGGCCGCAGAAACAGCGCGCCGCACCCAGGAGATCACCCGGTTACTGATTCAGGCTGAAATCGCTAAAACGTCCAGGAACTACACCGACGCGGCGCGGCTCTATCGTATGGCCCTGGAAGCCGGACCAGAGCAGGCAGGCGCCTGGGGCAGCCTGAGCTATGTCTTGAATCAACTGGGCAGCTATACAGAGAGTCTGGCGGCAACGGAGATGGCGCTTGCGCTGGACCCAACTATGCCCGAAGTCTGGGCCAATCAGGGCAGCGCGCTCTACTCCCTGAAACGCTACGAAGAGGCGCTGGCCTCCTATGAACGGGCGCTGGCAATCTCCCCGGCCACCGCCGAGTTCTGGGTGAACAAAGGCGCGGCGCTCACGAGCCTGCGACCCTCTGAAGAGGCGCTGGAGGCATATGATCGCGCGCTGACGCTGAATGGGCGTCTGGCATTCGCCTGGGGCAATCGCGCCTGGCTGCTGACCCTGCTGGGCCGCCATGAGGAGGCGCTCGACTCGGCAGATCGGGCGCTGGCGCTGGGGATGCGCGCGGCAAACGTGCTGGACACCAAAGGCTACGCGCTGGCGGGGCTGGGTCGCTATGAAGAAAGCCTGGATTTTTACCACCAGGCGCTGATCCTGGCTCCCGACGACCCCGAAGTCCTTGCCCACGAGGCTGCGGCCCGCCAGGCAATGGGGCAGGAAGAGTAGGCTCTGGAGTTACTCCTCTCGCTTGTCACAGAGATGGTTTACATCATGGTATAATCTGTCACAGTTCACCGAGAATGAGCAATATCGCTGCAAGTGTGACGAGTCTTATACCTCTGGAGAAGGGGCATTGAGTAAAGACAGCATTACCAACTGTGACAACCTACCGCAGCGAAAGACGCTGTTTATGGCGCTGGGTGGCTTGCCGGAGACCGCCGTAAAAAATAGCGAATGGCTCTATATGCTCGCTGAAGAAACGCGCCAATCGCTCTCTATCGAAGGGTATTTTGCAACTG
It contains:
- a CDS encoding serine/threonine-protein kinase; this encodes MAEREGQQFGNYRLVRLLGRGAFAEVYLAVQVFLGTEAAIKVLHTQLANAADIEKFRMEARTIATLTHPHIVRVLDFGVQDGTPYLLMDYAPNGSLRQLFPAGTPLAPATILPYLKQIAEALQYAHDQRLIHRDVKPENMLLSRSNGVLLSDFGIALVAQSSNYQETQSIAGTASYMAPEQLQGKPRPASDQYALGVVVYEWLSGSRPFHGTFTEVAGQHMLAAPRPLREKIPTLSPAVERVVLTALAKDPKERFASIRAFANALEQATLVDNPQTYATRAQTPPSPAGRSDGPQPSIYAAETVISALPGIPVPPPPQTTAGSGPPIVGPTVPASVQPGGPSGYAPAFNAGWAANTPSSPAPYADTFMSMAAPASPLAPAPGQTPPKKGISRRAVVIGGAAGLALIGGGAAAFLLLPKGSGTAGTVVGSSPTAAGTGAATATAAPTETATSAPTETPTTPPQPGSTLYTYRGHTQAVATLEWSPGGLVIVSGSYDHTVRIWNATNGNTLITYKKHTDQVWTVAGSSDSKYMASGGKDRAVHVWDPHDGNPVGLGPYTGHSGEIADLTWSPNNKLIASASYDNTVRVWEALTQQFIFTYSNHTDHVWSVDWSPDGSLVASGSKDKTVHLWNPTNGTGTVVNIYKGHNDGVAAVAWSPNGKRIASGSYDRTVQVWDATTGNNVVTYSGHSGDVTGVAWSPDGRYIASSSKDGTVHVWNASNATRVLVYRQHSSAVSDVGWGPNGKRIASASADLSVRVWLAP
- a CDS encoding zinc ribbon domain-containing protein, encoding MQSTFCTNCGQPLPAGSAFCGSCGARQTPNQPPANNAPPAQGAPAPTPAAVSDAPTQLTPPPPPPTGDNTPTQLTPPPPPDATLRADAPPVHDPYASQYNAAPPPAPSGPSSFSQYNGPVMSGPYPPPPGQQAPFAPPPAPPGYAPGPPPVMTPGGVAPWAQPQKKSGRRFALGCVVAIVLVVLVLSGGGVLAYRLLSSGKSGSTSSSNHPGSTPGSSNPGSTPGTGSTTTSPGGAQTLDNLNLQAIYAGVTVTVMNATQAPSVPEYTPNDPNQDALKMQVRLDNSQDTHGVFVSNNARVVGPSGNPYDVTNGGASNSLPLSVDGQANILGYWYFAVPHGTNISDWKLVLGAATELQETIPLNGVGYDPSVWQWVTKPITEKNTVTYYGGALTGTVTKVTTGVWTPGFQAPQGMRFILVDLKVTNNSAGSAYVGDPEFALLQPNQERQNQNTLYGYFINEVLGGHESKDVGYICFVVPPDKGDFQMLFFNQDNGIAAMIDLGTL
- a CDS encoding FHA domain-containing protein, which translates into the protein MRTLTLAWQAQGQWRNHTVTAERPCIIGRQAESCQIILDDRSVSRQHASVYAVEGRWRLRNLSQSSIIAFNRRFRLTYNQDTPLKPGDTFRLGTTYLWVMPPQPGMKALKVQCARCGRLVDSRPEEFCPWCGCSLANGQIVEVET
- a CDS encoding FHA domain-containing protein is translated as MQRAQMPPQVRLNWQDPVTNEESVILAPLPISIGRMRENTVALNSDAVSRQHALLEYVNGEVVVHDRQSKNGVLVNQQRVKHAPLKDGDTFQIGPFRFSIEISPTDQPYAPSQAPTMALPQEYGTMAAPQEYGTMAAPADFGTMAAPQEPGTVVASVDFGTVMMPPGAAAQPSQPPQIRVRWIDPTTQHKREVVAAPPISIGRQHDNTIPLPVINASRQHAILTLEGGQVILTDQGSGNGTFLNGQRIQRAPVSPTDTIEIGGVCLTAALADAPASRPVQPAAQPAPLVPPSLAASRSPTPPAPTPIKPPAESTLVFSGETGLLLPFVPAATVEETFPPAFFQQPVVPFWQAQQSGIPVTEITYLAIGGGLGSFTWIDHLLISGVPEQHIASIGLEPKPHARYERLCHNSQVLSHERLRSNSDACPDNIWGWPSYGLREIWHSLGRGQIGNALRVSVQVFGEPVLTETYTPRASDVFNSIDREAQRIGWGRIWRYGQAHAIRKTDDGRYIIAYTQINQRLEVVKQFIVARYVHIAVGYPAIQFLADLQDYRDRTKDFQRVVNAYEDHSHIYDHLARAGGVVMVRGRGIVASRVIQRLAEAHLQNPRVGILQVLRSPLLAGHRDGRVRRKVENHTELQPFNWPKACAGGTLRRKLEQADDQQRDRLLNDWGGTTTASRKDWRAISRAGLREGWYRIYFGRVKRVERNQYGQIATLIATSDPRQPESWLPADFIIDCTGLEAALESNALLKDMVDTYRLGRNPKGRLRVANDFEALGMANGPGHVYASGTMTLGGPFAMADSFIGLQYAALRSVEALRKLGAPGLRRLGPLRSFRQWTRWVRSRHP
- a CDS encoding tetratricopeptide repeat protein; the protein is MAENNLTLALWLHVSDLERSVGFYRDTLGLSQIGTTADWPGFALGQARLWLRLGPETTAAAPLPAWGALLLPTPEGIEARVHDLEARGVNFSAPLAETPQGRIAQFHDPDGHTLCLWEAPAEQATPSEAQAAASAQAAETARRTQEITRLLIQAEIAKTSRNYTDAARLYRMALEAGPEQAGAWGSLSYVLNQLGSYTESLAATEMALALDPTMPEVWANQGSALYSLKRYEEALASYERALAISPATAEFWVNKGAALTSLRPSEEALEAYDRALTLNGRLAFAWGNRAWLLTLLGRHEEALDSADRALALGMRAANVLDTKGYALAGLGRYEESLDFYHQALILAPDDPEVLAHEAAARQAMGQEE